TGAAGCATAAATATTAATATTAGCACCACTTGTTACTTTAGCAATGGTATTTTTACTTTCTAAATCATACGCATCTATAGCGCTTCCGCTTGTAGCGTTAGAAGCATGGTTTTTTGTAGTTCCTGCAATGTTAATATCTGCGCCACTTGTTGCAATAGTTGCTACACTAGTTGCATTTACAGTAATATTAATATCGGCACCACTAGTAGCAGAAATAGAAATGTCATTCGTATTTATAACGCCTTTTCCACGAACATCACTTCCGCTTGTGGCGATTAAAAGGGTTAAGTCTATAACAGTAACATGTACTTTTTTTGCTTTTGCGCTCCAAATACCTTTTTCTACATAGACTTTTAAAATACCGCCTTCAATTTCAGTCATAATAATATCGTGTAAGTTTTCATCTGCTTCTACAACAACTTTGTTTTTTGCACCTTGCGTTATGTACAAATCAATGCCGGTGCTAACTTGAATCCCTGTAAAGTTATTCGATGTTTTTCTTACTTCCGTTGTTACATTTCTGTTTCCGGTTACTCTATTTAACATATCTACTGCACAAGAAGTAAAAAGAGTTGCTATAAATAAGATTGCGATAATTTTTGTTACTGATTTTTTCATGAGTTTTAGGTTGATTAGATTGTAAATGTCTTTTAATAGACGCTTAAAATCAAAGATTGGTTACTCAGTTGTCAATTTTTATGGGTGAATTGTATTAGATCGTCTTTTCATTACCGGTACAATCTGTACATTTTAAGGTTGTATCAGTCATTATAAAATGATGATTCGCCATATCTTTATCATAAATATCACCTTCATTATCTACATCATTCAAAAAGTTTTTTACAGAATGATCAAAATATACGGTGTTGCTTTGTGGTAGATAAATAGTAACATTAATCTCTTCGTCTTTCCACATGTTTTTAAAGTTAGACAAGTAATAAGCATCCAAAATGATGGTGTTATCTACAATTTCGAATTTATATTCAAGCTTTTCAGCATTCTTATTTGCACTACTTCTTGTTTTTCCAGCAGATTCTTTTTGTACAATAATATAGCCTTCATCAGAATTACTGCGTTTCACATTTATACTTACATCATTAGAATATGCTTTAGGCGTTCCGTCTATATCAACCTCATATTTACGAGAACTTCTTCTTAAATTATGGATATAATAGATTTCATCATCATTAATCATTTTTAGAGTGATGGTATCCTTTTCGATGATATTTAAAGAGGTTTTCTTTACAAACTGTCCGTCATTTACATGAGACGTTCCGTATTCTATTCCTGTAAAAATCATGGTTAATAAAGCAATCACCCAAATACCTAACAACGTTAATGAGGTTGGTTTGCTAATTTTTTTAATACTGCTAGATAAAATGCGTAATCCTAAAACAAATAAGATTAAAAACGGAATACCTATTAATAAAAAACCAGCTAATGTTAATGCCCATTTAGGTAAAACAGCATCGTAGAAAAACGGCGGATATTGTAAAAACTCACCATTTACATTTAAAAATTCTAAACTTCCTACAGAAAACCCACCAATTATTAGTGATAAAATAACTGCACCAGCAATAAATACTAGTAGCACTCCAATAAATTTACCAATCACTTTAAAGAGTACAAGAATAATCTTGCCTATGGTGTTGATAAAATCTTGTAGTCCGTTATTTTTTACCGGCTTTCCCGAAAAAGTTTGATTTATTTTTTCTGAAAACTCATTGGCACCGTCTTTAAACTTTTCTGATGCTTTGTTGGCAAATTCAGATACATTTTCTGAAACATTATTAAACTCTTCACGAATCTTTTTTTCGATATTATCGATGTTTACAGGTTCACCTTCCATCTGCAATTTTTCTGCAGTGGTTTTAGCTTCAGGTAATAAAATCCAAAGGATAATGTATAAGATTACTCCAAAACCAGCCCCAAAGAATAAAGCTAATAAACCAAGGCGAATCCAAATAGTATCTACATCAAAATAATGTGCAATACCTGCGGCAACTCCACCTAAAAATTTATCATCACCATCTCTAAAAAGTTTTTTTCCGGTAGAGTTATTTCTTTTATAAGAATAACTAGCATCGTTATATTCTTCTTCTGCACCAGCGTAATCTTCTGGTTGTCCCATAATTTTAATGATATCATCAATATCACCTTCATTAATAACCTGTCTTGCGTCTGTTATTTTTTCTGTTAACAATTCGCTAATACGAGCTTCTATATCTGCAATGATTTCGTTTTTTCCTTGCGGATCATCGCTTAACGATCTAGAAATAGATTCTAGGTATCGTTTTAATTTCTGATAGGCAATTTCATCTATGTGGAAGAAAAATCCGCCTAAATTTATGTTGATAGTTTTATTCATTTGTCGTTGGTTTTTTGCTGATTACTTGGTTTACTGCACTAACTAAATTACTCCATGTTTTGTCTAATTCTTTTATAAACATGCCTCCGTTTTCTGTTAAAACGTAATACTTTCTTGGTGGTCCAGAGGTTGATTCTTCCCATCTGTAGGTTAATAGTCCTGCGTTTTTTAAGCGGGTTAGTAACGGATATATGGTTCCTTCAACCACAATCATTTCTGCACCTTTTAGCGTTTTAAGAATCTCAGAAGTATAGGCATCACCATTTTTTAGAATGGATAAAATGCAATACTCTAAAACACCTTTTCGCATTTGTGCTTTTGTATTTTCTATTTTCATTTATTGTGGTTTTTAAATGATTACTTTATAAATTTTATAGTGAAAGGATACTTATAATTTTCTCCTTCTTTTGCTTTTAATGCGGCAATAATGATTAAAGCAATTTTAATAACTCCTACAATTCCTGCTAAAGAAGCAAACCCCATAAAGCCAAAAAAGCTATGTGAATCGAAATTGATACTTACCTGATTAAAGTTGTTAAAATTGTTTAAGTTTTTAAAAATAGAACCAATAAAAAGAGGGATAAAAGACAAGGTTAAAATAAAGATGTATAAAGAATAACTGATATTAAAATTAATAGCTTCTTTACCTTGTTCGTCTAAAAAGTTACTTCTGTCTTTTAATGTTTGCCAT
The nucleotide sequence above comes from Polaribacter butkevichii. Encoded proteins:
- a CDS encoding PadR family transcriptional regulator, with the translated sequence MKIENTKAQMRKGVLEYCILSILKNGDAYTSEILKTLKGAEMIVVEGTIYPLLTRLKNAGLLTYRWEESTSGPPRKYYVLTENGGMFIKELDKTWSNLVSAVNQVISKKPTTNE
- a CDS encoding head GIN domain-containing protein, whose amino-acid sequence is MKKSVTKIIAILFIATLFTSCAVDMLNRVTGNRNVTTEVRKTSNNFTGIQVSTGIDLYITQGAKNKVVVEADENLHDIIMTEIEGGILKVYVEKGIWSAKAKKVHVTVIDLTLLIATSGSDVRGKGVINTNDISISATSGADINITVNATSVATIATSGADINIAGTTKNHASNATSGSAIDAYDLESKNTIAKVTSGANINIYASEKLEAYATSGGDIDFKGNPKSINKKASSGGSISKK
- a CDS encoding DUF4870 domain-containing protein, producing the protein MKQNKENTNAFLIHISAFSGFIFPFGNIITPLIAWQTLKDRSNFLDEQGKEAINFNISYSLYIFILTLSFIPLFIGSIFKNLNNFNNFNQVSINFDSHSFFGFMGFASLAGIVGVIKIALIIIAALKAKEGENYKYPFTIKFIK
- a CDS encoding PspC domain-containing protein codes for the protein MNKTININLGGFFFHIDEIAYQKLKRYLESISRSLSDDPQGKNEIIADIEARISELLTEKITDARQVINEGDIDDIIKIMGQPEDYAGAEEEYNDASYSYKRNNSTGKKLFRDGDDKFLGGVAAGIAHYFDVDTIWIRLGLLALFFGAGFGVILYIILWILLPEAKTTAEKLQMEGEPVNIDNIEKKIREEFNNVSENVSEFANKASEKFKDGANEFSEKINQTFSGKPVKNNGLQDFINTIGKIILVLFKVIGKFIGVLLVFIAGAVILSLIIGGFSVGSLEFLNVNGEFLQYPPFFYDAVLPKWALTLAGFLLIGIPFLILFVLGLRILSSSIKKISKPTSLTLLGIWVIALLTMIFTGIEYGTSHVNDGQFVKKTSLNIIEKDTITLKMINDDEIYYIHNLRRSSRKYEVDIDGTPKAYSNDVSINVKRSNSDEGYIIVQKESAGKTRSSANKNAEKLEYKFEIVDNTIILDAYYLSNFKNMWKDEEINVTIYLPQSNTVYFDHSVKNFLNDVDNEGDIYDKDMANHHFIMTDTTLKCTDCTGNEKTI